GATCTCTCAGTCCCGCAGCCCCTCGAGCGCCTTTCGGAGCTCGTGGCGGGCCCGGTGGATGTACGTCTTCACCGTGCCCAGGGGCAGGTCGAGCGTGGCCGCAATCTCTTCGTACGCGCGGCCTTCCACATGACGCAGCATAATGCAGGCCCGATACTCAGGTCGCAGCTTCGCGATGGCCTGTTCGATGGCCGAACCCAGCTCCTTCGCCTCGAGCTCGTCAAGAGCACTCTCCTGCTCGGACTCGAGGTTGAGGGTCGTGGCCTCGACCTCGCTGGCCGTCGAGGCGTGCGGGGAGCCGTCCATGCTGATCGTATCCAGCCGTCGTCGGCGGAGATGATCGATCGCCACATTGTTCGCGATCTTGAACAGCCAGCTCGAGAACTTGAACTCGGGGCTGTACTTGTCGATGTGGTTCAGGACTTTGACGAATGCGTCCTGCGCGAGGTCCTCGGCCGTCTCCCGGTCACGGACCATACGGAAGACGAGCGAAAACACCGGCCGTTCGTAGCGGCGCACCAGCTCGCGGAACGCGAGCTCACGGCCCTGCTGCGCTAGGCGAACGACATCGGCATCGGGGAGTGTTCCCAGCTCGTCGAGAGTCTGCATCGGATCGCATAACCTAGCACGGGCGTGCGCTTGCTCGCACTCCCCCGCCTGTCGATGTTTCGCAAATGCCAGTCGTCCCGCCTCCGAACGAGGCCACCGAACGCGCTGAATCCACCGGCCGGGCCGAACAGGCCGCCCGTGGAGAAGGGAAGCGCGAGTACGTGCAGCAAATGTTCTCGGACATCGCGCCGCGCTATGACCTGCTCAATCACGTCCTGTCGATGAACATCGATAAGGCGTGGCGGCGGAAAGCCCTGCGCGCCCTCCAGTGGACCCAGCGGCCGGCGGGCAGCTACCTCGACCTGTGCGCGGGGACCCTCGACGTGGGTGCCGCACTGGTGAAGCAGCCGGGATTCACCGGGTTCGTGGCCGGTGCCGATTTCGCCGTCCCGATGCTCCGGCACGGCAACGGCAAGGCGTCGCGTGAGGTCCTCGCCCCCGTGGGCGCCGACGCGCTGGCGCTGCCCTTCGCCACGGCCTCCCTCGACGGCGCGATTGTGGCGTTCGGCATCCGCAATGTGGCCGACCTCGATGCGGGACTGCGCGAAGTGCATCGGGTGCTCAAGCCGCGTGCCCGTTTTGTCATTCTCGAGTTCTCCACGCCGCCGTTGGCGATCGTGCGCACGTTCTATCACCTGTACTTCCATCACGTGTTGCCGAGAGTGGGACGCCTCGTGAGCGGCCATGGCAGCGCGTACACGTATCTGCCGATGTCCGTATCGCATTTCCCCACCGAAGAAACGCTCGCCGGCCACATGCGCCGCGCGGGCTTCACCACGGTCACGTGGGAACGCCTCACCTTCGGCATCGCCGCGATTCACGTGGGGACGGCGTGAGTAACGCACGAAGGAACGCCATCACGTACCGCCCGGTTGGTCTCTGATGTCTCTCGATACGCTTTCCGATTTCATCACGGCCATCGATCGGGCCGGCGAACTGCATCGCATCACCGAACCGGTGAAGGTGCATCTCGAGATCACCGAGATTGCCGACCGCGTGTCCAAGATGCCCGGCGGCGGCAAGGCGCTGCTGTTCGAACATCCGATTCTCCGCGACGGGACACGCTCGCAGTATCCCGTGGCCATCAACCTGTTCGGCTCCATGCGTCGCATGGCGATGGCGCTGGGTGTGGACGATCTCGACGCCATCGGCGACCGCATCACGGCGCTGATGGATCTCAAGGTCCCCGACGGATTCCTCGGCAAACTCTCGCTGCTGCCGCGCCTGCTCGAAGTGTCGAAGTTTCCGCCGCGCACCAAGAGCGGCAGCCCGTCGTGTCAGGACATCGTGTGGCAGGGCGACGAGATCGATCTCGACAAGATCCCCGTACTGCACTGCTGGCCCGAAGACGGCGGCCCGTTCGTGACGATGACGGCGGTGATCAGCAAAGATCCCGTGCGTGGCATTCGCAACGTCGGCATGTACCGCGTGCAGCAGCTCGACAAGAAGTCGGTGGCGATGCACTGGCAGCGTCACAAGACGGGCGCCGAGCATATGCGACAGATGGCCGAGCGCGGCGAGAAGATGCCGGTGTGCATCGTCGTCGGCGCCGACCCGGCCAGCATGTTCTCGGCGAGCGCACCACTCCCGCCGAACATCGACGAGTTTCTCTTCGCCGGATTTCTGCGTCGCGATCCCGTGAAGCTCACGAAGGCGGTGTCGTGTGATCTCGAGGTGCCGGCCGACGCCGAGTTCGTGATCGAGGGCTATATCGATCCGGCCGAGGCGCTGGTGGTCGAAGGGCCGTTCGGCGACCACACCGGCTTCTACTCCGAAGCCGATCTGTATCCGAAGGTGCACGTCACGGCCGTCACGATGCGCAAGAACGCGGTGTATTCCACCACGATCGTGGGCCGCCCGCCGATGGAAGATTTCTATCTCGGCCACGCCACCGAGCGCATCTTCCTGCCGCTGCTCAAGCTCACGACGCCGGAGATTGTGGACTATCACATGCCGGCCGAGGGGGGCTTTCACAACCTCGTGTTCGTGAGCATCGACAAGAAGTATCCGGGGCACGCCGACAAGGTGATGCATGCCTTGTGGGGCCAAGGGCTGATGTCACTGGCGAAGGTGCTGGTGGTGGTGGACAAGGAAGTCAACGTGCGCAACCCCGTCGAAGCGTGGTGGGTGGCGCTCAACAACATGGATCCGCAGCGCGACGTGCGGTTCACGATGGGGCCGGTCGACGTACTCGATCACGCCAGCCGCGCATTCACGTACGGCAGCAAGATGGGCATCGACGCCACGCGAAAGTGGCCTGAAGAAGGCTTTACGCGCGCGTGGCCCAAGGTGATCACGATGGACGACGCCACCCGTCGTGCCGTCGATGCGAAGTGGTCGAAGTTGGGACTGCCTCCGTTGGGCAAGTCGTGAGCAGCGTCGTGCCGCCGAAGGGGGCCCGCGACGGCCAGCTCATGTCCGGCGAATCGCTGCTCGTGCGACTGGCCAACTTCGTGAAGCTGCCGCACACAGTGTTCGCGATGCCGTTTGCGTTGGTGGGCGTGCTCTGCGCGAGTGTGGTGGCACCGGTCACGATCGCGATGGTCGGTTGGGTGTTACTGGCGTTTACCGCGGCGCGCTTTGCCGGAATGGGGTTCAACCGCATCGTCGATCGCGATGTCGATGCGATCAATCCGCGTACGGCCAAGCGAGAGTTGCCGGCGGGTACGTTGTCGTTGGCGCAGGCCAAGGGGTCAGTGGCCGTGGCCAGCGTGTTGTTCGTGATCGCGGCGTGGCAGCTGAATCCGCTCTGTCTTGCTCTGAGTCCCGTCGCGCTGCTGTGGGTGTTGGGCTATAGCTACACCAAAAGGTTCACGCGATACTCGCATCTGTGGCTCGGACTCGGGTTGTCCATCGCACCGGTGGGCGGCTATCTCGCGGTGACGGGTGCGTGGAGCGACCCGTGGTGGTTTCTGTGCGTGTTGGCACTAGCCATCGTGTGCTGGAGCGGCGGCTTCGACATGCTGTATGCGTTGCAGGACGCGGAGTTCGATCGCACCAATGGCTTGCACAGCATGCCATCGGCGATCGGGGTGCCGAAGGCAATTCGCTTTTCGCGCACGCTGCACGTGATCGCGCTGAGCTGTCTGGCCATCGTGGTCTCCACGCATCCGCTGGGCACTGGCGTGGCGGTTGTGCAGACGGTGTTGTGGGGCGGCGTGGTCTTCGTGGCGGCGATGCTGGTGTGGGAGCATCGCATGGTGAAGGCCGATGATCTCACCAAGCTCGACGCGGCCTTCTTCACGATGAACGGCATCATCTCGCTGGGCTTTCTCACGGTCTTTGCGGTGGCTCGCTTCCTCGCTTCCGGAGCACGGGTATGACGCAGGCGGCTGCTCGACACCCGATCGTTCTGGCGATCACCGGCGCCTCGGGAGCACCCTATGCGGTGCGCTTGCTGCAACAGCTGGTTGAACGGCAGATGCCCACTTGGCTGATCGTGTCGAGTCACGGATTCCGCTTGCTGGCCACCGAAAGCGACATCCCCGACCTGCACACGTTGCGCGCACACGCCGGCGCCGACGCGTTCGACGCCTGCGTCACGGTGTTCGATGACAATGATCGTGGGGCCGCACCGGCGTCGGGCTCAGCGAGATCGAGCGGCATGGTGGTGTGCCCGTGCAGCATGGGCACGGTGAGTGCGATTGCGCACGGCACGTCACGCTCGCTGGTGGAGCGCGCGGCCGACGTGGCGCTCAAAGAGCGGCGGAAGCTCATTCTGGTTCCACGGGAAACACCGCTGTCGCTCATTCACCTCGAGAATCTCACGCAGGTCACGCGGGCTGGTGCCACGGTGATTCCGGCGGCGCCGGGCTTCTACCACAAGCCGGCTAGCATCGACGATCTCGTGGATTTCATCGTGGCGCGGGTGCTCGATCATCTTGAGGTGGAGCACACGCTGGGCAAGCGCTGGGGCGGAGAAGGCGAGTAGCGTCGAATGCCGCCAATCAAGATTGAGCCTATCACGCTGACGCCGGACAAGTACCGCCACGAGTTCAAGACCAAGGCGACGAAGGTCTTTCTCGTGTTCGTCTTCTGGTGCCCGTTCGGATTCTTGCTCGCGTCCATCCTGGGCTACAAAGGGACAACGCGGTTTCTCGTGGCCCTCGGGTTTGCCGTCCCTCTGGCCATAGCGGGGTTGCTCGCCATTCTGCTCGCGCAACGGATCGGATCGGGAGTATTGCAGGCCTTTCTGTTTCCGCGCGGCTCCCGGGCGTCGGCGGCGATCACGAGCCATGCCGAATCACTGGCGGCGCGCGGCCAGTACGACGAAGCCGCGGCGGAATTCGCGGCATTGCGTACCAAGTACCCGCACGATATTCCCTTGCTTCGCGTCGAGGCGGAGTTTCAAGCCGGCGTTGGCGGCAATCCTCAGGTCGCCGCGCAGGTGCTCAATCAGTTGCGTCGGGTGCCCAACGTGCCGGCCGCCGTGGAACTCTATGCCACACATCGACTCCTCGACCTGTATCTTGGAGTGTTGGCCGAACCCGGTCGCGCCATGGTAGAACTCCGGCGCATGGCTGATCGCTTTCCCGACACACCCGACGGACAGGGCGCGCTCGCCGAACTCACCCGACGACGCGACCACCTTGCACAGGATCAGACGAACACATGAAGGAAGCCACGATCATCGGCCTGATTTCCGATACGCATGGACTGGTGCGCCCCGAGGTCTTCGCGGCGCTCGACGGCGTGTCGCGCATTTTTCATGCGGGCGACGTGGGGCCGCCCGAAGTGCTGATCGAGCTGGCAACGATCGCGCCGATCCAGGCGGTGTGGGGCAACACCGATGCGCCCGGCCGCGCCGATTTGGTGGAGCGCATCGAAGAAACGATCGACGGGGTGCGTATCGTCGTCACGCATGGGCATGAAATCAGCAGCGTGAACCCGCCGCGACTGGTGAGCGCATACATGAACGCCGATGTGATCGTGTACGGGCACACGCACGTCCAGCTGATCACCAAGGCGGCGAAGCGCATCGTCGTCAATCCGGGCGCCGCCGGTCCGCGTCGGTTCAAGCTGCAGCCAAGCGTGGCGAAGCTGTACATCCTGAACGGCAAGGCGGACGTGGAGTTGATTCCGCTGGGGATTCCGGAGGAGGTCGTGGCGGAGGATGACGAATTGGAGTAGGTGGATAGACTCACGTGAGTTCTAAGTGGTGAGTCGAAGTTTCGAGTCGTGAGTGAGCCAACTCGTAACTCCGAACTTGAACTCAGCACTCCCAACTCACGTGAGTCTGTCCGAATTTCGCACCAACGTTTCCAGTGCCCCCACGACCGTCTCCGCCTTGTACACCGCGTCGTTGGGCCGGGTGCGGAACCACGACTCGATCATGAGCAGTTCATCGAGTTGGTCGACCACGGCACCGGTAGGCGCCTGCACGCCGCGCTGCTCCAGCGCCTGGAGCGCCGTCACGGATTCCGGTTCGCGGCAGCGCGCTTCGGCCACCACGCGACCGTGTCGCACGAGATACAACCGGTCGTCGCCGTCGCGCCCCGGCATTGCGTACACGAAACTCGGCTTGGTGATCGCTTCACGCACGCGTGCGAGTTGAGCGTCGAGTTCCTGCAGCGCCGTGAGCCGGTCGCGCAGCCACCCGGCCCGCTCGTAGCTCAGCGCCGCGCTGGCGGCCGACATTTCGCGCACGAGCTGCTGATGCGGCGAATCGTCGCGTCCTTCCAGCACGGCGCGCGCGCGGGAAAGCTGCGCGCGATACGCGTACTCCGTGGTGGCGCCGACGCACGGACCGAGACAGCGTCGCGTCTCGTAGCGATGGCAGCCGGGTGTACGC
This region of Gemmatimonas groenlandica genomic DNA includes:
- a CDS encoding RNA polymerase sigma factor, which codes for MQTLDELGTLPDADVVRLAQQGRELAFRELVRRYERPVFSLVFRMVRDRETAEDLAQDAFVKVLNHIDKYSPEFKFSSWLFKIANNVAIDHLRRRRLDTISMDGSPHASTASEVEATTLNLESEQESALDELEAKELGSAIEQAIAKLRPEYRACIMLRHVEGRAYEEIAATLDLPLGTVKTYIHRARHELRKALEGLRD
- a CDS encoding class I SAM-dependent methyltransferase; its protein translation is MPVVPPPNEATERAESTGRAEQAARGEGKREYVQQMFSDIAPRYDLLNHVLSMNIDKAWRRKALRALQWTQRPAGSYLDLCAGTLDVGAALVKQPGFTGFVAGADFAVPMLRHGNGKASREVLAPVGADALALPFATASLDGAIVAFGIRNVADLDAGLREVHRVLKPRARFVILEFSTPPLAIVRTFYHLYFHHVLPRVGRLVSGHGSAYTYLPMSVSHFPTEETLAGHMRRAGFTTVTWERLTFGIAAIHVGTA
- a CDS encoding menaquinone biosynthesis decarboxylase, which translates into the protein MSLDTLSDFITAIDRAGELHRITEPVKVHLEITEIADRVSKMPGGGKALLFEHPILRDGTRSQYPVAINLFGSMRRMAMALGVDDLDAIGDRITALMDLKVPDGFLGKLSLLPRLLEVSKFPPRTKSGSPSCQDIVWQGDEIDLDKIPVLHCWPEDGGPFVTMTAVISKDPVRGIRNVGMYRVQQLDKKSVAMHWQRHKTGAEHMRQMAERGEKMPVCIVVGADPASMFSASAPLPPNIDEFLFAGFLRRDPVKLTKAVSCDLEVPADAEFVIEGYIDPAEALVVEGPFGDHTGFYSEADLYPKVHVTAVTMRKNAVYSTTIVGRPPMEDFYLGHATERIFLPLLKLTTPEIVDYHMPAEGGFHNLVFVSIDKKYPGHADKVMHALWGQGLMSLAKVLVVVDKEVNVRNPVEAWWVALNNMDPQRDVRFTMGPVDVLDHASRAFTYGSKMGIDATRKWPEEGFTRAWPKVITMDDATRRAVDAKWSKLGLPPLGKS
- a CDS encoding UbiA-like polyprenyltransferase, with the translated sequence MSSVVPPKGARDGQLMSGESLLVRLANFVKLPHTVFAMPFALVGVLCASVVAPVTIAMVGWVLLAFTAARFAGMGFNRIVDRDVDAINPRTAKRELPAGTLSLAQAKGSVAVASVLFVIAAWQLNPLCLALSPVALLWVLGYSYTKRFTRYSHLWLGLGLSIAPVGGYLAVTGAWSDPWWFLCVLALAIVCWSGGFDMLYALQDAEFDRTNGLHSMPSAIGVPKAIRFSRTLHVIALSCLAIVVSTHPLGTGVAVVQTVLWGGVVFVAAMLVWEHRMVKADDLTKLDAAFFTMNGIISLGFLTVFAVARFLASGARV
- a CDS encoding UbiX family flavin prenyltransferase, with the protein product MTQAAARHPIVLAITGASGAPYAVRLLQQLVERQMPTWLIVSSHGFRLLATESDIPDLHTLRAHAGADAFDACVTVFDDNDRGAAPASGSARSSGMVVCPCSMGTVSAIAHGTSRSLVERAADVALKERRKLILVPRETPLSLIHLENLTQVTRAGATVIPAAPGFYHKPASIDDLVDFIVARVLDHLEVEHTLGKRWGGEGE
- a CDS encoding tetratricopeptide repeat protein — its product is MPPIKIEPITLTPDKYRHEFKTKATKVFLVFVFWCPFGFLLASILGYKGTTRFLVALGFAVPLAIAGLLAILLAQRIGSGVLQAFLFPRGSRASAAITSHAESLAARGQYDEAAAEFAALRTKYPHDIPLLRVEAEFQAGVGGNPQVAAQVLNQLRRVPNVPAAVELYATHRLLDLYLGVLAEPGRAMVELRRMADRFPDTPDGQGALAELTRRRDHLAQDQTNT
- a CDS encoding metallophosphoesterase family protein, whose amino-acid sequence is MKEATIIGLISDTHGLVRPEVFAALDGVSRIFHAGDVGPPEVLIELATIAPIQAVWGNTDAPGRADLVERIEETIDGVRIVVTHGHEISSVNPPRLVSAYMNADVIVYGHTHVQLITKAAKRIVVNPGAAGPRRFKLQPSVAKLYILNGKADVELIPLGIPEEVVAEDDELE
- a CDS encoding GIY-YIG nuclease family protein; its protein translation is MRNEPGVYLMRGVHGEVLYVGKSTQVRTRLLSYFRLPWPEHRHARLLRETARIEWEPMPSEFAALLREVRLIRAHLPKYNIKAARPLDKWWVITVAGGPAPRLRIQRASAAARAKQAAQVIGPFASRRPLVEALRVLNDALGLRDCTDRVPMVLHDAVDLFDDMVHPSLTRTPGCHRYETRRCLGPCVGATTEYAYRAQLSRARAVLEGRDDSPHQQLVREMSAASAALSYERAGWLRDRLTALQELDAQLARVREAITKPSFVYAMPGRDGDDRLYLVRHGRVVAEARCREPESVTALQALEQRGVQAPTGAVVDQLDELLMIESWFRTRPNDAVYKAETVVGALETLVRNSDRLT